One part of the Lycium ferocissimum isolate CSIRO_LF1 chromosome 8, AGI_CSIRO_Lferr_CH_V1, whole genome shotgun sequence genome encodes these proteins:
- the LOC132068376 gene encoding putative serine/threonine-protein kinase-like protein CCR3 → MKLPLSITVIIATIITLITSFLPFSHSLGSSSTTLAIISTTTICGIVASQPVQRIHCFSQNQSTPILPNISFSSISGGLNGLTAVKTDGSSLIFWNASSLQPKRLFFSYSTLLTTVTMGDTQICALTNSTTQNVICWRDDDSKQPNGSLQFMSISSGSGFSCGIVKISRMVVCWGNNSIIASVIQYEFDNLSMVNIFAGGRHACGMNTTGFVICKGDNTNGQLDIPSNFAYEYYGLALGVNHTCGILRTNYTVVCWGGNGVFSSNVTKGVSFESIVAGLDFTCGLTSGNFSVICWGPAWTSNTYPSGTELPLPAILPGPCVTSTCDCGIYPQSKTLCSGNGNICRPCDISVVVPPPSPSSPVFIPVPSSPSKGLRKALLAFVIVGSVGLIAGICTIVYCLWTGVCFGKKKIHNSVQPTIGTNNSGQVSRSSTLRRQGSRLMRRQRSGTSSIHGDRAEEFLFSELVKATDNFSLKNKIGAGSFGVVYKGNLGDGREVAIKRGETSAKMKKFLEKERAFESELAFLSRLHHKHLVRLVGYCEEMDERLLVYEFMKNGALYDHLHDKNNVEKSSSIVNSWKMRIKIALDAARGIEYLHNYAVPSIIHRDIKSSNILIDTNWIARVSDFGLSLMGPETDASFSQPMRAVGTVGYIDPEYYGLNVLTAKSDVYGLGVVLLELLTGKRALFNTSGKGDAPMSVVDFAVPAIMAGELNKILDPRVGIPELREAEGVELVAYTAMHCVHLEGKHRPTMADIVSNLERALATCDDRHGSISSSPNSIISD, encoded by the coding sequence ATGAAGTTACCCCTCTCCATCACCGTTATCATCGCCACTATCATCACACTAATAACATCCTTCTTACCATTTTCTCATTCCCTTGGTAGTTCCTCAACAACTCTCGCCATCATCTCCACCACCACTATCTGTGGCATAGTAGCCTCTCAACCTGTACAAAGAATCCATTGCTTTTCACAAAACCAATCAACACCTATACTCCCTAACATCTCCTTTAGCTCCATTTCTGGTGGACTTAATGGCTTAACCGCCGTTAAAACTGACGGTTCTTCACTTATCTTCTGGAACGCCTCTAGTTTACAACCAAAAAGACTGTTTTTCAGTTACTCAACTTTGTTAACTACTGTTACAATGGGTGATACTCAAATTTGTGCCTTAACAAACAGTACTACCCAAAATGTTATATGTTGGAGAGACGACGACTCaaaacaaccaaacgggtcgttacagtttATGTCGATCTCATCTGGATCGGGATTTTCTTGTGGGATTGTGAAAATTTCAAGAATGGTTGTATGTTGGGGAAATAATAGTATTATTGCTTCAGTTATCCAATATGAGTTTGATAATTTATCAATGGTGAATATATTTGCTGGTGGAAGGCATGCTTGTGGAATGAATACCACTGGATTTGTTATCTGTAAAGGAGATAATACTAATGGTCAATTAGATATTCCATCTAATTTTGCTTATGAGTATTATGGATTAGCTCTTGGAGTAAATCATACTTGTGGAATTTTGAGAACTAATTATACAGTTGTTTGTTGGGGTGGAAATGGTGTATTTTCAAGTAATGTTACAAAAGGTGTTTCTTTTGAATCAATTGTTGCTGGTTTAGATTTTACTTGTGGATTAACAAGTGGCAATTTTTCAGTTATTTGTTGGGGACCTGCTTGGACTAGTAATACATATCCTTCAGGTACTGAACTTCCTTTACCAGCGATTTTACCAGGCCCGTGTGTTACAAGTACATGTGATTGTGGTATATATCCTCAGTCGAAAACGTTGTGTTCTGGCAATGGTAATATTTGTAGGCCTTGTGATATTTCAGTTGTAGTGCCACCACCATCACCATCATCACCAGTGTTTATTCCAGTGCCATCGTCGCCGTCTAAAGGGCTGAGAAAGGCATTATTAGCTTTTGTAATTGTTGGATCAGTTGGGCTTATTGCGGGGATTTGTACTATTGTTTATTGTTTATGGACTGGTGTTTGTTTTGGTAAGAAGAAAATTCATAATTCTGTTCAACCTACTATTGGTACTAATAATAGTGGTCAAGTTTCAAGATCTTCGACTCTAAGGCGCCAAGGGTCGAGGCTAATGAGGCGTCAAAGGAGCGGAACTTCATCTATACATGGTGACAGGGCAGAGGAGTTTTTGTTTTCGGAGCTTGTTAAAGCTACGGACAATTTCTCTTTAAAGAACAAGATTGGTGCTGGTAGCTTTGGGGTTGTTTACAAGGGAAACTTGGGTGATGGACGTGAGGTTGCAATTAAGCGTGGTGAAACAAGTGCCAAGATGAAGAAATTCCTAGAGAAAGAGAGGGCATTCGAATCGGAGTTGGCATTCTTGTCCCGACTACACCACAAACACTTGGTTAGATTAGTTGGTTATTGTGAAGAAATGGACGAAAGACTCTTGGTTTACGAGTTCATGAAAAACGGGGCGCTATATGATCATTTACATGATAAGAACAACGTGGAGAAGAGTAGTAGTATAGTGAATTCTTGGAAAATGAGGATCAAGATTGCATTAGATGCTGCTCGTGGCATCGAATACCTTCACAATTATGCAGTTCCATCTATAATCCACAGGGACATCAAGTCGTCCAACATTTTAATAGACACAAATTGGATCGCAAGAGTGTCTGATTTTGGATTATCGTTGATGGGGCCTGAGACCGATGCCAGTTTCAGTCAGCCAATGAGGGCTGTGGGCACAGTAGGGTATATCGATCCGGAATACTACGGACTAAATGTCTTGACAGCAAAGAGTGATGTCTATGGACTCGGGGTGGTACTGTTAGAACTTTTAACCGGAAAACGAGCCCTATTCAACACTAGTGGAAAGGGCGATGCGCCAATGAGTGTAGTGGACTTTGCAGTACCGGCAATTATGGCTGGAGAATTGAACAAGATTTTGGATCCCAGAGTTGGCATCCCGGAGCTGAGGGAAGCAGAAGGAGTAGAATTGGTGGCATATACTGCAATGCATTGTGTgcatttggaaggaaaacatAGACCTACCATGGCCGATATTGTTTCTAATTTAGAGAGAGCTTTGGCTACATGTGATGATAGACATGGAAGCATCTCTAGTAGTCCAAATTCCATTATTTCAGATTGA